One genomic window of Caldivirga maquilingensis IC-167 includes the following:
- a CDS encoding DUF99 family protein yields MGHESLISKRAIRVLGIAESFKLTHPKSILTGVVMRSDFIIDGVVNSYSTVGGMDVTDSIISMFKELNRPDVHAVMIDGCIISFYNIVDIDRLHEELGLPAMCLAFSRNRGNPRAAIVKLFKDYETRLSVLSKIGEPELVNTKYGPIWVRYRGLSYSEARVLITKYQRDGRRPEPLRVSRLISASIFKSIYGN; encoded by the coding sequence ATGGGTCATGAATCATTAATAAGCAAGAGAGCCATTAGGGTTCTCGGTATAGCTGAGAGCTTCAAGCTAACGCACCCTAAGTCAATATTAACTGGGGTTGTAATGAGGAGTGACTTCATAATTGATGGTGTAGTGAACTCGTACTCCACGGTGGGCGGTATGGATGTTACTGACTCAATAATAAGTATGTTTAAGGAGTTGAATAGACCGGATGTACACGCTGTAATGATTGATGGGTGCATAATATCCTTCTATAATATTGTCGACATAGATAGGCTTCATGAGGAATTAGGCTTACCAGCAATGTGCCTAGCCTTCAGTAGGAATAGGGGTAATCCAAGGGCAGCCATAGTTAAATTATTCAAGGATTATGAGACTAGGTTAAGTGTATTGAGTAAGATTGGGGAACCAGAGTTGGTTAACACTAAGTACGGCCCAATCTGGGTTAGGTACAGGGGTTTAAGCTACAGTGAGGCTAGGGTTCTTATAACTAAGTATCAGAGGGATGGAAGGAGGCCGGAACCCCTTAGGGTTAGTAGATTAATATCCGCCTCAATCTTCAAGAGTATTTACGGTAATTAA
- a CDS encoding 50S ribosomal protein L15e: MGTLRYVADIWKKPYEDPLRQVIKARLIKWRREPAILRVDKPTRIDKARKYGYKAKQGVVVVRVRVRRGPFNRRRPNTGRRPKRMGVYGVALSTNLQVVAEQRAARRFSNLEVLGSYWVGEDAMYKWFEVVMIDPSHPAIRNDPDYAWVVGKEYREGRRIRRIRERQRKLIERLRKQASGGSSQQ; this comes from the coding sequence ATGGGTACGTTACGCTATGTTGCTGATATTTGGAAGAAACCGTATGAGGATCCGTTGAGGCAGGTGATTAAGGCTAGGTTAATTAAGTGGCGTAGGGAACCTGCAATACTTAGGGTTGATAAACCAACAAGGATTGATAAGGCTAGGAAGTACGGGTATAAGGCTAAGCAGGGTGTGGTGGTGGTGAGGGTTAGGGTGAGGAGGGGTCCATTTAATAGGCGTAGGCCTAATACTGGTAGGAGACCTAAGAGAATGGGGGTTTATGGTGTTGCATTATCCACTAACCTACAGGTGGTTGCCGAGCAGAGGGCGGCTAGGAGGTTCAGTAACCTGGAGGTTCTTGGGTCATACTGGGTTGGTGAGGATGCCATGTATAAGTGGTTTGAGGTTGTTATGATTGATCCAAGTCACCCAGCAATTAGGAATGACCCAGATTACGCCTGGGTGGTTGGTAAGGAGTATAGGGAGGGTAGAAGGATTAGGAGGATTAGGGAGAGGCAGAGGAAGCTAATTGAGAGGTTGAGGAAACAAGCCAGTGGGGGTTCAAGTCAACAGTAA
- a CDS encoding phosphoglucomutase/phosphomannomutase family protein: protein MDRVTVKFGTDGVRGIVGESITDLVVAVIAEATLRYWGRRHGVSRVLVSHDTRRMSRDFAVIIASVAREHGVDANIVSSPTPTPVVSWAVLKYRYDLAFQVTASHNPPMYNGVKVIGGDGAPAKPEDTNGIEEVINSEYDDVLRSVRDIEYTQIPSINVRDGYVEYLVSWFSSRFKPRKLKVLVDPIHGAAVGYTASILKGLGFDAVEVNSEQDPDFKGKLPNPEYDQIKDDIDAVLSGKYDMAIAHDGDSDRVAMVVKGLGYLDANRIIPVFLRALWGMGMVKRGVARTVATTHLIDDIALDLNIKVTETPVGIKYIVDAINRGEADIGGEESGGLAYSWHIPEKDGIYSGVMGACIEGTGGVSSIYGELTSRYGERHFRRIDIKANDAKTLVNRIKPELRRQLTSMGELTGFVEIDGFKAVYRDKSWVLIRGSGTEPLIRIYSEALSMSRVNELLGSVVDLVNRLVKG, encoded by the coding sequence GTGGATAGGGTAACTGTGAAATTCGGTACTGATGGTGTTAGGGGTATTGTTGGTGAGTCTATAACTGACTTAGTTGTTGCGGTAATAGCTGAGGCAACGTTAAGGTACTGGGGTAGGAGGCATGGCGTATCAAGGGTTTTAGTGAGTCATGACACTAGACGAATGTCAAGGGATTTCGCAGTTATAATAGCCTCAGTGGCTAGGGAGCATGGGGTTGATGCTAACATAGTCTCCTCACCCACACCCACCCCTGTTGTTTCATGGGCTGTGTTGAAGTATAGGTATGACTTAGCCTTTCAAGTAACGGCAAGTCATAATCCACCAATGTATAATGGAGTCAAGGTAATAGGTGGTGACGGCGCACCGGCTAAGCCTGAGGACACTAACGGCATAGAGGAGGTGATTAACAGTGAGTATGATGATGTTTTAAGAAGCGTTAGGGATATTGAGTATACTCAAATTCCATCAATTAACGTTAGGGATGGTTACGTTGAGTACCTGGTTTCATGGTTCTCAAGCAGGTTTAAGCCTAGGAAACTTAAGGTGCTTGTTGACCCAATACATGGTGCTGCGGTTGGGTATACTGCCAGTATACTTAAGGGCCTCGGCTTCGATGCAGTGGAGGTTAATAGTGAACAGGACCCTGACTTTAAGGGTAAGTTACCTAACCCTGAGTATGATCAAATTAAGGACGATATTGACGCAGTCCTAAGCGGTAAGTATGATATGGCTATAGCCCATGATGGTGACAGTGATAGGGTAGCCATGGTTGTTAAGGGTTTAGGCTACTTGGATGCGAATAGGATAATACCTGTTTTCCTAAGGGCCCTTTGGGGAATGGGGATGGTTAAGAGAGGTGTGGCTAGGACAGTGGCTACAACGCATCTGATTGATGACATTGCCCTTGACCTCAATATTAAAGTCACCGAGACACCTGTGGGCATAAAGTACATTGTTGATGCTATTAATAGGGGTGAGGCTGACATTGGGGGTGAGGAGAGTGGTGGATTAGCCTACTCCTGGCATATTCCTGAGAAGGACGGCATATACAGTGGAGTAATGGGGGCCTGCATAGAGGGTACTGGTGGGGTATCAAGCATATACGGTGAATTAACCAGTAGGTATGGTGAACGCCACTTCAGGAGGATTGATATTAAGGCTAATGATGCCAAGACCCTTGTTAATAGGATTAAGCCTGAGTTAAGGAGGCAATTAACCTCAATGGGTGAATTAACGGGTTTCGTGGAGATTGATGGGTTTAAGGCTGTTTACAGGGATAAGTCATGGGTGTTAATTAGGGGTAGTGGAACTGAACCATTAATCAGGATCTACTCGGAGGCACTCAGTATGAGTAGGGTTAATGAATTATTAGGCTCAGTGGTGGACCTAGTTAATAGGTTGGTAAAGGGTTAA
- a CDS encoding SIS domain-containing protein, with protein MSGGLDYVNEYKATVVRLIDDVLKDQWSNIKSAADLCVDSLSKGGLIYVFGTGHSMLMVLEVFYRSGGLASIYPILDPNLLGLNGMSLSSSLERLPGYASNLLNSQRIVPNSVMIIVSNSGKNAAPVEMAYEAKRRGLRVIALTSINYSRSLQPDNPLGKRLFELADVTIDNKVPPGEAALEIEGTRVAAVSTIVNAFILHSLELTIMSELRRRGIEPEVWVSVNVPGGRERNESLLSKYRQIVRYL; from the coding sequence ATGAGTGGGGGCTTGGATTACGTTAATGAGTATAAGGCTACCGTGGTGAGGTTAATTGACGATGTTTTAAAGGACCAGTGGAGTAACATTAAGTCAGCCGCGGACCTATGCGTCGATTCATTAAGTAAGGGTGGGTTAATTTACGTCTTCGGTACCGGTCACTCAATGTTAATGGTGCTTGAGGTATTCTATAGGTCAGGGGGATTAGCGTCAATTTACCCGATACTTGACCCGAATCTACTTGGGTTAAACGGCATGTCCCTCTCAAGTAGCCTTGAGAGGCTACCCGGCTACGCAAGTAATCTCCTTAATTCACAGAGAATAGTACCAAACTCAGTAATGATCATAGTGTCTAATTCAGGTAAAAATGCCGCACCCGTGGAAATGGCCTACGAGGCTAAGAGGAGGGGGTTAAGGGTTATTGCATTAACGTCAATCAACTACTCAAGGAGTCTTCAACCAGATAACCCACTTGGTAAGAGACTTTTCGAGCTGGCTGACGTCACCATTGATAATAAGGTACCGCCAGGGGAGGCTGCATTGGAGATTGAGGGCACTAGGGTTGCCGCAGTATCAACTATAGTAAACGCATTTATACTACATAGCCTTGAATTAACGATAATGAGTGAATTAAGGAGGAGGGGTATTGAACCCGAGGTCTGGGTTAGCGTTAACGTACCAGGTGGTAGGGAGCGTAATGAATCCTTATTAAGCAAGTATAGGCAGATCGTGAGGTATTTGTAG
- a CDS encoding endonuclease III domain-containing protein has protein sequence MEGLTRDDVFKALSLVTVNEREFLGRWVFTNNASVFEGLVAVMLTQNTSDKVATRVYERLKERLGSITPNTILSLSKSELENILRPIGSFRQRARRLIELANTVNEKYNGSLEFIRGMGTDEARRTLMNLPGVGPKTADVVLLNLGKPVFPVDTHIMRISHRLGVMGGYEKVSAFWIKLLKPNEYLMVHLGLIAFGRAICRSRRPLCEHCPLRVKCKYYLSISKSNQPHG, from the coding sequence ATGGAGGGTTTAACAAGGGATGACGTGTTTAAGGCCTTATCATTAGTTACAGTTAATGAGAGGGAATTCCTAGGTAGGTGGGTTTTCACTAATAATGCATCAGTGTTTGAGGGTTTAGTGGCTGTTATGCTTACGCAAAACACCAGTGATAAAGTGGCCACTAGGGTTTATGAGAGGCTCAAGGAGAGGCTCGGTTCAATAACACCCAACACTATATTAAGCTTAAGTAAAAGTGAGTTGGAGAATATATTGAGGCCCATTGGCTCCTTTAGGCAAAGGGCCAGGAGGCTGATTGAATTAGCCAATACTGTTAATGAGAAATACAACGGCTCACTGGAGTTCATTAGGGGTATGGGTACTGATGAGGCTAGGAGAACACTCATGAACCTGCCTGGTGTTGGACCTAAAACAGCCGACGTGGTTCTACTTAATTTAGGTAAACCCGTTTTCCCAGTGGATACTCACATAATGAGGATTAGTCATAGGTTAGGTGTAATGGGTGGTTATGAGAAGGTTAGCGCCTTCTGGATTAAGTTACTGAAGCCTAATGAGTACTTAATGGTTCACCTTGGTTTAATAGCCTTCGGTAGGGCAATATGTAGGAGTAGAAGGCCATTATGTGAACATTGCCCCCTTAGGGTTAAGTGCAAGTATTACTTAAGTATTAGCAAATCCAATCAACCACATGGTTAA
- a CDS encoding ABC transporter ATP-binding protein, producing MPLLSIRNLNVEYRLPDLKIAVKALKGVNIDVNKGDIVGVVGESGSGKSTLALAIMRMLKPPAIIRSGSIYFNGVDLLALSEHEFNSKYRWVKVSMVPQASQNIFNPTMRIKDHFLDTAKAHGITNENEVLKKASEMLEFTKLNPARVFNLYPHQLSGGMKQRVAISLALFLNPELVIMDEPTAALDVVTQMDILNLVKSINEKLGTTIIFITHDISIIPVIASSVVVLYNGEVMEVGPMEDIIIDPKHPYTKALVQSTPSLSSSADEVKPIPGEPPNPLEDIQGCPFWPRCPYVMDVCKTDKPGEYNVNGRIVRCYLYEK from the coding sequence ATGCCGTTGTTGAGTATTAGGAATCTGAACGTGGAGTATAGGTTACCTGACTTGAAGATTGCCGTTAAGGCCCTTAAGGGGGTTAACATTGATGTTAATAAGGGTGATATTGTTGGAGTTGTTGGGGAGAGTGGTTCAGGTAAGTCAACACTTGCCTTAGCTATAATGCGCATGCTTAAGCCGCCGGCCATAATTAGGAGCGGCAGCATTTACTTTAATGGCGTTGATTTACTGGCGCTTAGTGAACATGAGTTTAACTCTAAGTATAGGTGGGTTAAGGTGTCGATGGTTCCTCAAGCAAGCCAAAACATATTTAACCCAACCATGAGGATTAAGGATCATTTCCTTGATACCGCTAAGGCACATGGCATAACTAATGAGAACGAGGTACTGAAGAAGGCTAGTGAAATGCTTGAATTCACTAAACTTAATCCAGCCAGGGTCTTTAACCTATATCCACATCAATTATCAGGAGGTATGAAGCAGAGGGTTGCCATATCCCTGGCATTATTCCTAAACCCAGAGTTGGTTATTATGGATGAACCCACGGCTGCCTTAGATGTGGTTACTCAAATGGATATCCTTAACCTAGTTAAGTCAATTAACGAGAAGTTAGGCACAACAATAATCTTCATTACACATGACATATCTATAATACCTGTAATAGCTTCATCAGTGGTTGTGCTATATAATGGTGAAGTCATGGAGGTGGGGCCAATGGAGGATATTATAATTGATCCAAAGCACCCGTACACTAAGGCCCTGGTTCAATCAACACCATCATTATCCTCAAGCGCTGATGAGGTTAAGCCAATACCAGGTGAGCCTCCTAATCCACTTGAGGATATTCAAGGTTGCCCATTCTGGCCCCGTTGCCCATACGTAATGGATGTGTGTAAAACTGATAAACCCGGTGAGTATAATGTTAATGGAAGAATAGTGAGGTGTTACCTGTATGAGAAGTAA
- a CDS encoding ABC transporter ATP-binding protein, whose amino-acid sequence MRSNEYLIELRDVCVYFTERVGLLGKRITKALDHVNLKVSDGDVIAVVGESGAGKTTMGRVILGLQKPTSGVALFRGKDIYSLRGRDFEEFRRSVQWVPQDPYSSLDPSLTIGEQLMAPIRKWNPKIDASARAQELLRLVGLIPPSFYMNKYPHQLSGGQRQRIAIARSLASNPKLIIADEPVTMIDSSLRIGFINTFIDLMRVVNLSLIFITHDIALARILLLKSGKGRVVILKDGRIVEEGDINEIISNPKDEYTKILINAAPDLKKWLKAYEKQ is encoded by the coding sequence ATGAGAAGTAACGAGTACCTTATTGAGCTAAGGGATGTATGCGTCTACTTCACTGAGAGGGTTGGCCTACTGGGTAAGAGGATTACTAAGGCGCTTGACCACGTTAACTTAAAGGTAAGTGATGGTGATGTAATTGCAGTGGTTGGTGAGAGTGGTGCAGGTAAAACAACAATGGGTAGGGTTATCCTTGGCCTCCAGAAACCAACCAGTGGAGTCGCCTTATTCAGGGGTAAGGACATTTACTCACTGAGGGGTAGGGATTTTGAGGAGTTTAGGAGGAGTGTTCAATGGGTTCCCCAGGACCCATACTCAAGCCTTGACCCGTCGTTAACCATTGGTGAACAATTAATGGCCCCCATAAGGAAGTGGAACCCTAAAATTGACGCATCAGCAAGGGCCCAGGAATTACTTAGGCTAGTTGGTTTAATTCCCCCCTCATTCTACATGAATAAGTACCCTCATCAATTATCAGGTGGTCAAAGGCAGAGAATAGCCATAGCTAGGTCACTGGCCTCTAATCCAAAGCTCATTATTGCTGATGAGCCAGTCACAATGATTGACTCCTCACTGAGGATAGGCTTCATAAACACTTTCATTGATTTAATGCGTGTTGTTAACTTAAGCCTAATATTCATAACGCATGATATTGCATTAGCCAGAATACTGCTATTAAAGTCAGGTAAAGGTAGGGTGGTGATACTTAAGGATGGGAGGATAGTGGAGGAGGGTGATATAAATGAAATAATAAGTAACCCTAAGGATGAGTACACTAAGATACTGATAAATGCGGCACCAGACTTAAAGAAGTGGCTTAAGGCATATGAGAAACAGTGA
- a CDS encoding KEOPS complex subunit Pcc1 — MRQELIVNVKVRTSDCLNILKALKVDEVGLPEGIKTSINCINDEINYTVSAVVTDPKVTLSVWNTIDDFLRNLKAVLLVEDS; from the coding sequence ATGCGGCAGGAATTAATAGTTAATGTTAAGGTAAGAACCAGCGATTGTTTGAACATTCTTAAGGCCCTTAAGGTTGATGAAGTAGGGTTACCTGAAGGGATTAAAACAAGTATTAACTGCATTAACGATGAAATCAACTACACTGTATCAGCAGTGGTCACTGACCCTAAAGTTACTTTATCAGTCTGGAACACTATTGATGATTTCTTAAGAAACTTGAAGGCAGTACTACTGGTTGAGGATTCTTAA
- the asnS gene encoding asparagine--tRNA ligase: MQGFTYVKDVAKAGEGSLVNVRGWVYRKRVTGGKIFIVIRDSTGVIQAVVSRDNESVFKKAEQLNIESSLIATGYVRKEPRAPGGFEIQVTDIPWSFVGWQFPINEDAAKADSEYLLDMRHLWVRSRRMQAVLKIRSTIFGAIHEWFRSNGYYEVQAPMFITSAVEGGSTLFEVNYFGEKAYLTQSSQFYLEALIFSLEKVYTIAPSFRAEKSRTRRHLTEFWHAEAEVAWAGLEDMFTVTENLISHIVKRVLESNLEDLSLLGRKTEPLENVKPPFPRVPYDEAINILNKKGFNLKWGDDIGADEERVLTLEFTQPIHLHHFPENVKAFYHRNDPSKPSTTLSVDVLAPEGYGEVVGGGERIYDYDELINKIKRFNLNPEDYQWYIDLRKYGSVPHAGFGLGVDRLVMWICGLDHIRDALPFPRDMRRLKP, translated from the coding sequence ATGCAGGGCTTCACATACGTTAAGGATGTTGCAAAGGCTGGGGAAGGGAGTTTAGTTAATGTGAGGGGTTGGGTGTATAGGAAGAGGGTGACGGGGGGTAAAATATTCATAGTTATCAGGGATTCAACTGGAGTAATACAGGCTGTGGTGAGTAGGGATAATGAGTCTGTTTTTAAGAAGGCTGAGCAACTTAACATAGAGTCATCACTAATTGCGACAGGGTATGTTAGGAAGGAGCCTAGGGCACCAGGTGGTTTCGAGATACAGGTCACTGACATACCGTGGAGCTTTGTGGGTTGGCAATTCCCGATAAATGAGGATGCAGCCAAGGCTGATTCAGAGTACTTACTGGACATGAGGCACCTATGGGTTAGGAGCAGGAGAATGCAGGCTGTGTTGAAGATTAGGAGCACAATATTTGGGGCTATACATGAGTGGTTTAGGAGTAATGGCTACTATGAGGTTCAAGCCCCAATGTTCATAACATCAGCCGTGGAGGGTGGTTCAACACTCTTCGAGGTTAATTACTTCGGTGAGAAGGCTTACTTAACCCAGTCCTCCCAATTCTACCTTGAGGCCCTCATATTCTCACTGGAGAAGGTCTACACCATCGCCCCAAGCTTCAGGGCTGAGAAGTCAAGAACCCGTAGGCACTTAACCGAGTTCTGGCATGCTGAGGCTGAGGTTGCTTGGGCGGGGCTTGAAGACATGTTCACAGTCACTGAGAATTTAATAAGCCACATTGTTAAGAGAGTTCTTGAATCAAACCTAGAGGACTTAAGCCTACTGGGTAGGAAAACCGAGCCCCTTGAGAATGTTAAGCCACCATTCCCCAGGGTACCTTACGATGAGGCCATCAACATCCTCAATAAGAAGGGGTTTAACTTAAAGTGGGGGGATGATATTGGTGCCGATGAGGAGAGGGTATTAACTCTTGAGTTTACTCAACCAATCCACCTCCACCACTTCCCAGAGAACGTTAAGGCGTTCTACCATAGGAATGACCCAAGTAAACCATCCACAACCCTGAGTGTTGATGTTTTAGCACCGGAGGGTTATGGTGAGGTAGTGGGTGGTGGTGAACGTATATACGATTATGATGAGTTAATTAATAAGATTAAGAGATTTAACCTAAACCCTGAGGATTACCAATGGTACATTGATTTAAGGAAATACGGTTCAGTACCGCACGCTGGCTTCGGCCTTGGGGTTGATAGGTTGGTTATGTGGATTTGCGGTTTAGATCACATAAGGGATGCGTTACCTTTCCCAAGGGATATGAGGAGGCTTAAGCCATAA
- a CDS encoding heparinase II/III domain-containing protein, with amino-acid sequence MITLENNNIRLIIHEASGTVVELLDKRSNAQHLLARKPELELMEPGMGILEIEPFIKSRRSIVNLSDDSVTLRVEEEGRVLIKEVKLMRQGALITIKATGVSRVRELIHVACGNGGYWGEALGAMYNCRYFVKFGFTEPPNSFSSVGLKPPVSGFRFSKHSYSDRYFPELKWIAFINEGRLTGLLVKCLSPCYGIVEDQFFNTELNLVANGEGEVSLKYELTLFNGLSRVDYVDDELIIGINSPSVVKPGDTINGSLSVYSLTGSGGFSINGYVKLVKSMPTLGRRGYDVDRVRVGESRLGLTLEHDTINLKPGEVSTVGFTTEPMRWSMEDTLYEVPYLEFNINGKVASRAFSINPDYAAALNALGRRNPGLVNHVGDWSDEVEGFYDDKSASIPIYELAAEDFSTSRRLIKVRQLPEWAVRVLKEYLSGDVKVYPAIFLDLSKATRDGYVTSALADMILKSASSHVFLGSPINDALKGLEMVASAYERGELIHWFNGIHGGAGSAGMLQLILAYDLIEDELPEELKTRLKLMFRWAQGELIKLTNAWAGNWELTEALALLAISSKFNFNNSKLGLIKAESVLRSTLNYFLNDGGWLEESAGYHNAVLNMVTWGAELLRLNGIDLYSITSNGEPVIKKAAYWLWNVLDPRYRTPALEDSGDDIPNPDPFIVGGVRYNDPVLLKVGLRLMELGSRPTSLFSALALADGHDLIKSPIEPRHEQVTVLDDSGRFIVRSSDEPNATYFILDYGPHGAWHGHPDKLSFELHSNGEPLIVDAGSGGYYSDLHWKWSRRSIAHNTVTLEDKDQLETRGRLVRYWVNGNDVYAVFEANTYPGVNHKRGVVALGKLIYVVLDKINGVGKFRWSIHCMGDVVYMRKNSIALTTGSTDYVIALPKTPEVTYGWRGHSIRTVYMYYEDYSDGELTMWGIIIPFKAEVSFNGSEVVISNGGLNYIVRPLELYNSLFNNLY; translated from the coding sequence ATGATAACCCTGGAGAATAATAACATTAGACTCATTATCCATGAAGCCTCAGGTACAGTAGTTGAGCTACTTGATAAGCGTAGTAATGCTCAACACTTGCTGGCCAGGAAGCCTGAGCTGGAGCTCATGGAGCCAGGTATGGGGATACTGGAGATTGAACCATTCATTAAGAGTAGAAGGAGCATAGTTAATTTAAGCGATGACTCAGTAACATTGAGGGTTGAGGAGGAGGGTAGGGTTTTAATTAAGGAGGTGAAGTTAATGAGGCAAGGCGCCTTAATCACAATTAAGGCCACTGGGGTGAGTAGGGTTAGGGAATTAATCCACGTGGCCTGCGGTAACGGTGGCTACTGGGGTGAGGCATTGGGTGCAATGTATAATTGCAGGTATTTCGTGAAATTCGGCTTCACTGAACCACCCAACAGCTTCTCCTCAGTGGGCCTTAAACCACCAGTCTCCGGCTTCAGGTTTAGTAAACACTCGTACAGTGATAGGTATTTCCCTGAGCTTAAGTGGATTGCCTTCATTAATGAGGGTAGGCTCACCGGCTTACTGGTTAAGTGCCTATCACCCTGTTACGGTATTGTTGAGGATCAATTCTTCAACACTGAGCTTAACCTAGTGGCTAATGGTGAGGGTGAGGTGAGCCTAAAGTATGAGTTAACGCTGTTTAACGGGTTAAGTAGGGTTGATTACGTTGATGATGAGTTAATAATAGGGATTAACTCACCCAGTGTAGTTAAGCCTGGGGACACTATTAATGGTTCATTGAGCGTCTACTCGTTAACGGGCAGTGGAGGCTTCAGTATTAATGGTTACGTTAAGTTGGTTAAATCAATGCCAACACTAGGCAGGAGGGGTTATGATGTTGATAGGGTTAGGGTTGGTGAATCAAGACTTGGGTTAACCCTGGAGCATGATACTATTAATCTCAAGCCTGGTGAAGTATCAACAGTAGGATTCACCACAGAGCCCATGAGGTGGAGCATGGAGGACACCCTATACGAGGTGCCTTACCTTGAGTTTAACATTAATGGGAAGGTGGCTTCAAGGGCATTCTCAATTAACCCAGATTACGCAGCGGCCCTTAATGCATTAGGGAGAAGGAATCCCGGGTTGGTGAATCATGTTGGTGATTGGAGTGATGAGGTTGAGGGATTCTATGATGATAAGTCAGCCTCAATACCCATATATGAGTTGGCTGCTGAGGATTTCTCAACATCCCGTAGGCTAATTAAGGTGAGGCAATTACCTGAGTGGGCTGTCCGGGTTCTTAAGGAGTATTTAAGCGGTGATGTTAAGGTTTACCCAGCGATATTCCTTGACTTAAGTAAGGCTACTAGGGATGGTTACGTTACCTCAGCCTTAGCCGACATGATTCTTAAATCAGCCTCAAGCCACGTATTCCTAGGTTCACCGATTAATGATGCCTTAAAGGGTTTAGAAATGGTGGCTTCAGCGTATGAGAGGGGTGAGTTAATTCACTGGTTTAATGGTATTCACGGTGGAGCTGGTTCAGCAGGCATGCTTCAATTAATCCTAGCCTACGACTTAATTGAGGATGAGCTCCCTGAGGAATTGAAAACTAGGTTAAAGCTAATGTTCAGGTGGGCTCAGGGTGAATTAATTAAATTAACCAACGCCTGGGCTGGTAATTGGGAATTAACGGAAGCTTTAGCATTACTGGCTATTTCAAGTAAATTCAACTTCAATAACTCTAAACTAGGGCTCATTAAGGCTGAATCAGTGTTAAGGAGCACGTTGAATTACTTCCTTAATGATGGTGGTTGGCTTGAGGAGTCAGCGGGATACCATAATGCAGTATTAAACATGGTTACCTGGGGGGCTGAGTTACTTAGGCTTAATGGGATTGACCTATACTCAATTACGAGTAATGGTGAACCAGTGATTAAGAAGGCTGCGTACTGGCTTTGGAATGTACTCGACCCACGCTACAGGACACCGGCCCTTGAGGATAGTGGCGATGATATACCTAACCCAGACCCATTCATAGTGGGTGGGGTTAGGTATAATGACCCAGTGCTCCTTAAAGTTGGTTTAAGGCTTATGGAACTTGGCTCAAGGCCAACATCACTATTCAGCGCATTAGCCTTAGCCGACGGCCATGATTTAATTAAATCCCCCATTGAACCCAGGCATGAACAAGTCACTGTGCTTGATGACTCAGGTAGATTCATAGTAAGGAGTAGTGATGAACCTAACGCAACCTACTTCATACTTGACTACGGCCCTCACGGTGCATGGCATGGTCACCCAGATAAGTTAAGCTTCGAACTACACTCAAACGGGGAACCACTCATTGTTGACGCTGGTTCAGGTGGATACTACTCTGATCTTCACTGGAAGTGGAGTAGGAGGAGCATAGCTCACAATACTGTGACCCTGGAGGATAAGGATCAATTAGAGACTAGGGGGAGGTTAGTGAGGTATTGGGTTAATGGTAATGACGTCTACGCGGTGTTTGAGGCTAATACATACCCAGGTGTTAATCATAAGAGGGGGGTGGTTGCCTTAGGTAAATTAATATACGTGGTATTAGACAAGATTAATGGGGTAGGTAAATTCAGATGGAGTATACACTGCATGGGTGATGTAGTCTACATGAGGAAGAACAGTATTGCATTAACCACAGGGAGCACTGATTACGTTATCGCATTACCAAAGACACCTGAGGTGACGTATGGGTGGAGAGGCCATAGTATTAGAACCGTGTACATGTATTACGAGGATTACAGTGATGGTGAGTTAACCATGTGGGGCATTATCATACCCTTCAAGGCTGAAGTAAGCTTTAACGGTAGTGAAGTAGTCATAAGTAATGGGGGCCTTAACTATATAGTGAGACCGCTTGAGCTCTATAATTCATTATTCAATAACTTATATTGA